TGCTCACTGCAACTACTACAGTTTGTGACAATGACCTCAGCGGTTCGGAAAGTGTTAATCTTGCCGATTACATTAATTTATTTACCACAGCGACAGGGGTTTCAGTTAAATATTTTGATCATCTAACTGATGCGCAAAGCAACAGTCCAGGCTCAGAAATAAACGCTACACAAACCATCATCGGCAATAAAACATTCTACTACAGATTTTCGAAAACTGATTTTTGCGATGTTATCGGCACGTTAAACATCACTTTTAAGCAACCTAAAAAATCAACAGTTCTGGCTGATCAGCAGATTTGTCCTGAAGCAACTACTACCCTGAACGCAGGTCCCGGCTTCGACGGATATTTATGGAGCACAGGTGAAACCACTCGTTCAATTACTGTTCCCGTTGGCGAATATTGGGTTGAACTTACCTCGAACGGCTGCGTTTACAGACAAACGGTTTCCGTAACCGCTGTTGCTCTGCCCGAAATCGTAAGTATTGACATTAAAGGAAGCACGGTTACAATAACGGCAACCGGCGGAAATTCACCGTATCAGTACGCGATAGATAACCACAACTATCAGTCTTCAAACGTTTTCACCAATGTCGTCGGCGGTGACCATACGGTATATGTAATTTCTGCAGACAACTGTAAAGCAGTTTCTTCAGATTTCAATGTGATTCAGCGATTTAACGTAATCACACCGAATGGTGACGGTAAAAATGACATTCTGGATTATTCAGGTCTGCTGAAAAAAGCCGAACCCTATCTGGTAATTTTCGACCGCCGCGGACAGACGGTTTTCACAGGATCGAGCACCAACCGGTTTACCTGGGACGGAAAGATCTCCGGCAGAGCACTGGAGAGCGGAAGTTACTGGTACGTAATGAAGTGGATTGAGCCAGGATTTACCTCTGTAACCGAATACAGCGGCTGGATCCTTGTAAAAAACCGTAATTAACAAACAAAAACCTGAATCGCATGATTCAGGTTTTGTTATTTTAAGAGAAATTTTAATCCGGCAGGCCTGCGAGTTTCATCAGCATCCTGTCGGTTTCTTCTTTCAGCCCGGCCAGATCTGTATTATTATAGATCACAAAATCTGCGAGCTTCACCTTATCCTTTTCCGGCATCTGTTTTTGAATTACAGCTTCAACTTCGCGATAAGTTTTGCCGTCGCGCTCCATAACGCGTTTAATCCTGATGTTGTCTTCAGCGGTTACAAGAACCGATTTGTAGCAGGTTTTATGCAAATCCAGCTCGAAAAGCAGCGCGGTTTCCTTAAAGATAAATGCGGTGTTTTGTTTTGCTGTCCAACTTTCAAAATCAATTTTCACAGCAGGATGAATCAGAGCGTTTAATTTCAAAAGGAGTTCGCTGTTCTGGAAGACGATTCCCGAAACATATTTTCTGTCGTAAAGACCGTTTCCATCATATGATTTATCTCCCAAAAGCGCCAAAATGCGGCGTTTGAGGTCTTCATCATCATTCACAATTTCCTTTGCACGGTCGTCGGAATAATAAACAGGGAAATCTAAATCCTCTATGAATTTCGCGACCGTAGTTTTGCCCGAACCTATTCCGCCGGTTAAACCGATGATTTTATTCATAACTGATGATTGATTTAGTATCCGAACACATCATTCAGCGAAAATGTTTCGTCCAGGCGCACGCCTTTTTCAGTCATTTTTAAACTTGCCAGTTCGTGATGCGCATCATGCTCAAAAAACAGCAGATATTCATTATCGATGCACTGTTTCAGGAATTTTCCTTTTTCTTCCATCGTGAGAAGCGGCCTCGTATCGTAACCCATCACATACACCTGTGGAATATGCCCGGCGGTAGGGATTAAATCTGCTGCAAAAACAACAGTTTTGTCCTGATAGCGGATGACGGGAAGCATCTGTTTTTCGGTATGGCCGTCAACAAAAATCACGTCCATTTTAAGGTCGGGCGCAAAACCGTAATTTCCTGTAACAGGCGTCGGTAGAAAATTCAGCTGGCCGCTTTCCTGCATCGGCAGGATATTTTCTTTTAGGAAGCTTGCTTTTTCACGCGGATTCGGCTCAGTAGCCCATTTCCAGTGTTCTTCGTTGGTCCAGAACTGTGCATTTTTAAAGGCTGGCTGATATCCGGTCCGGTCGGAATTCCATTCTATCGCACCACCGCAATGGTCGAAATGGAGATGTGTGAGGAAAACATCCGTAATATCTTCGCGCACAAAACCGTATTTTTTTAAACTTTTATCTAAATTATCGTCGCCCCAAAGAGAATAATGTCCGAAAAATTTTTCATCCTGTTTGTTACCGAGGCCGCAGTCGATCAGAATGAGTTTCTTGCCGTCTTCAACTAAAAGCGAGCGGGTGCCGAGTTCGATTAAATTTTTTTCATCCGCAGGATTGGTTCGCTCCCAGAGACTTTTCGGTACAACGCCAAACATGGCACCGCCATCTAACTTAAATTTTCCGCACTGTATTGGATATAGTTTCATTTATTTTAATTTGTAATTTCTAAAGTACAAAATTTGTTCTTAACGCAAAGGCCGCAAAAGAAATTATAATTCCGGGAAAAATTAAGTTCGCAAAGGCGCTTCGCTTAGCAACGACTTATTTATAGATAGTTTGCGATTCTTTTCACACCATTTTTAAACAGTAAAGAATGAAAATTGAGAATCATTCCTAATTTACATCCCGTAATCCTCAGATAATTTAATAATTGAAATGTGTGATAACTGTTGATTTCTGGTACTGCCTTAATCTCCACAATTACTTTACCCTCAATGAGCAGATCCAGCCGAAAAGCTTTTGGGATGCGTAATCCCTCATATTCGATTGAAATATCTTTCTGGACTTCTACTTTTAAACCCTTATTTCTAAGTTCAAACACCAGACACTCTTCATAAACTGCTTCATAAAGTCCAATTCCCAACTTACGGTGAATTTTCAAACCCGATTCAAAAATTACTTTTGAAATTTGATTCTCGGTCATAGCAATTCATTTTTTTTAAACAACCTTTGCTAAGCGAAGCGCCTTTGCGATTTAAACCGACCTGGAAATTTTCATTTTCTCCGCGATTTTTCTTGAATTTTCTTCGGGAGACTGCTGCAGTTCTTTAATGATATTCTGAAAATCAGCTTCTTCTCTGTTTTGTGAAAGCTTTGAAGCAATTTGAATTTCGGTCGGGAATATGTTAATTCCGAAAGCACCTTTCATTTCGTTTCTTATATTTTCTTCACCAATAGTTTCGGCGAAGACCGGACATTTCTGTTTTTGTTCAAACTTTAAGGTAAGCTTCCGCAAATGATCGTAAAGTTCATCATCCGTCATCAGTTTTATCGTTCCCCGCACCTGCACAGCTTCATAATTCCAGGTCGAAACATTCAGATGATCGTACCACGAAGATGAAATATAGGAATTCGCTCCCAAAAAATCGCACAGCACCTCATCACCGTCTTCTAAAACCTGCGCCTGAAGATTGCCTCGTGAGACGTGCGTTTCAAGGTAGAAATCTTGGTCAGATTCATTCAATATAAACATTGAATGCGTCGCCCACAATTTTTCTTTATTGGAGATCAGAAGTGCGAAAGCGTTTTGGGTGATGATCTCTTTCATCAGTTGCCGGTCTTCGCTTTTATAAATCTTCGGGATGTACATATTATTTAAAGCTTTATTTGCAGATAGCTTCGATGGCTTTCAACAGTTTTTCGTCCTTGTTACCCAATGCAGCCGATTTTCTGAAGTCTTCGCACGCTGCTTTTAAGTCGCCTTTACTCATCAGCGTTTTGCCCCGTTCATGATAGCCGTTCGGATCTTCAGCCCTTGCGAGATAATCATTAAGATCCTGCAGCGCCAAATCATATTTATTAAACGAAAGTTGCAGCATCGCCCGGTTGTAATAATTTCCGATGTATGCCTCGGGATCGATCGCTATCGCTTTGTCCAGGTCCTGAAGCGCGAGGTCGTTTTTTTCGTTCACGCTGTATGCAAAAGCGCGTAAAGTGTAGAGTTTCGCATCGCGATTTCCCAATTTTTCAGCCTCGGTAAAATCCGATATCGATTTATCGTAGTCCTGAAGCAGATTATAGCAAAGTCCTCTGGCGAAATATGATTCAGATTTCTTTTGATTCTTTTTAATTGATTTTGAAAACAGTTTGATGGCTTCATCAAAATTCTGGTTAGCCATTTCTGTTTTGCCTAATTCGAGATATTTTGCGCGTGCCTGAGACGGACTGGATACATAGAAAAGCAAAACAATGATGAGCGAAAGAATTTGCTTCATAAAAAAAATGATATTCAGATTAAAACAGTTGATCGGGCCTTCTAGGCAACGAGATATTCAGATGTTTATACGCTTTTTCAGTTACTTCGCGGCCGCGCGGGGTGCGGATCATAAATCCTTCCTGAATTAGAAACGGTTCATACACTTCTTCCAGTGTTTCAGGATTTTCGCCAATTGATGTAGCCAGGGCAGAAATTCCGACCGGTTTCCCGCGGAAGTTTTCAATCATTACGCGCATGATTTTATTGTCCATGTCGTCAAGGCCAAATTCATCTACATTCAAAGAATTTAATGCAAATTTGGTGATGCCGATTTCAATTTCGCCATTTCCTTTGATCTCCGCAAAATCGCGAACTCTTCTCAGCAAAGCGTTTGCAATTCTGGGCGTTCCACGACTTCTGCGGGCAATTTCCAAAGCGGCATCTTCATAAATTTTCACCCCTAAAACGCGGGCACTGCGTTCGATAATCATACCAAGGAGTTCGATTGTGTAATATTCCAATCGGGACTGTATACCGAACCTTGCAAGCATCGGTTTTGTAAGCATCCCACTTCTGGTGGTAGCGCCGACGAGCGTAAACGGATTCAAACCGATCTGCACACTTCGCGCATTCGGGCCGGATTCAAGCATGATATCAATCTTATAATCTTCCATCGCAGAATACAGATACTCTTCCACAATTGGTGAAAGCCGGTGAATTTCGTCAATAAAAAGCACGTCGTTTTCTTCTAAATTCGTGAGCAAACCGGCCAAGCTTCCGGGTTTGTCGAGAACCGGGCCCGAAGTTATTTTACAGCCTACACCCAATTCATTCGCGATGATATGTGCCAAAGTGGTTTTGCCAAGTCCGGGTGGCCCATGTAAAAGCACATGATCGAGCGCGCCGCCACGATTTTTTGCCGCTGCCACGAAAACTTCAAGATTATCGAGCGTCTTTCTTTGTCCCGCAAAATCCTGGAAACTCTGCGGCCGGATTTTCTCCTCCTGCAGCAGCTCGTCATCGGTAAAATTATCCTTGTCAGGATGTAAAAAATCGGGCATTTTATTAAATTTAGTCAAAGATAGAAATTTGAAAGGGAAAATTTAAGGCAGATTTCAAAAGCCAAAAATAATGGTTACACATTAATGATTTTGTTAACCAGATGTTAGAATTTCAGATTTCTAAATTTGTAAATTCGCGCAGATATGCTTTCAACACCTCAAAAACAAAGAATTGCTTTATCAGCATACTTTTTATTATCCGGAATCTGCTTTTCTTCATGGGCATCAAGAATTCCTACCCTTAAAACAAACTATAATCTTTCTGAAGAAGATCTGGGAAACCTGCTGATGATTATGCCTGCGAGCGCCATTATCGGCATTCCGCTCTCGGGTTGGCTCGTGGCGAAGTTCGACAGCAGAACTCCGTTGCAGATTGCAAGTGTTGCATTTTTACTGTCACTTTTTGCGCTGAGCTGGGATCTTTCGATCATCGGAATTGCAGTTTCGCTGGTCTTTTTTTCGGTCGCGCTCAGGATTATTAATATTGCCATCAACACCCAATCGCTCGCGATTCAGCAAAAATTCGAGAAAAAAATCGTGGGATCATTTCATGGCGTCTGGAGTATCGGCGGCATTTTAGGTGTGCTTTTCTCGACGATAATGCTCAAATATAACATCTCGATTTTCTGGCACTTCCTTTTTGTAGCGTTATTTGGCTCCCTTATTATTTTCACAATGTTTCCTTTTCTCATTAAAAACGACAAAGCAAAAGTGAGCGCCAAATTTAAGCTGGAAAAACCCTCTCGGTACATCACACTTTTAGGCCTTATGGTCTTTTTTGCAGCCATTTGCGAGGGCGGAATGTACGACTGGAACGGCGTTTATCTGAAAGAAGTGGTAAACCAGGAAGTTTTCACGTACGGCTATCTACTTTTAATGATCTGCATGACGATTTCGAGGTTAACGATTGACAGACTGATGGAGCGTTTCGGGATGCAGAAGCTCTACATCACAGGCTCGGTGACGGTAATGCTGGGCGTGTTGATCGCCGTGCTTTTCCCCTCTCTGTACCCGGTTCTCATCGGTTTTTGTATGATCGGCTTCGGAATTTCCGGACTTTATCCAATGACCTTTATTCTGGCCGGAAAATCCAAGAAATATTCAATCGCCATCGTAATGTCGATCATCAGCACTTATTCTACGGTGGGCATGTTTCTAGGTCCGCCGCTGATCGGATATCTGGCGCACGCATTTGGTTTGCAGAAAGCCTTTATCACGTTTATCATTGCTGGATTCATGTTCATTCCACTTTCGAAAATGGTTTTCAGCCATTTGAAAAAAACCGTTTAAATTAGCCTGAACTAAAAGCAATACAACACTGTTGTTTTAAATTGAATTAAAAATTTACCATGAAATTAATTGGTCCTTTCAAACAGATTGTAACCCTCGCCAAACTTCCTTTACGCGGAAAACTTTCCGATGAACAGCTTGAAATTATTGAAGATGGCGGAATTCTTCTCGAAAACGGAACTATTGCAAAAGTTCAGAATTTTAATGATTTAAAAGCAGAATTTCCTCACGTGGAAATTGAAAAAATTGAAGGCGAACAGATTTGTTTACCGGCATTTACCGATTGCCACACGCACATCGTTTTCGGCGGAAACCGCGCAAATGATTTTGCGATGCGAAACGCAGGTAAAACCTATCTTGAAATCGCCGAAAGTGGCGGCGGCATCTGGAGTTCTGTGCAGCATACACGAAACGCGTCCGAAGAGGAATTGCTTACAAGAACTTTAGAACGGATAAAATTTTTGATTGCTCAGGGAATCACCACGATTGAAATTAAATCCGGCTACGGTCTGGATGTTGAAAATGAATTGAAAATGCTGCGCGTAATTAAAAAAGCGCAGACCTTAACCAAAGCTACACTAGTTCCGACTTGCCTGTCAGCGCATCTGAAACCAAGGGATTTTGAAGGCAGTTCTGAAGAATATCTGAACTTTATTCTCGAAGAGATTTTACCACAAGTTAAAGCAGAAAAACTTGCTGAAAGAGTTGATATTTTCATTGAAAAATCTGCGTTTTTACCCGAAGAAAGCAAAAGTTTCCTTTTGAAAGCCAAAGAAATGGGTTTTGAGATCACCGTTCACGCAGATCAGTTTACGTCCGGAAGTTCGAGAATTGCTGTGGAAGTCGGTGCTAAATCTGCCGATCATCTTGAAGCGACGGTTGATGAAGATATCGAATATCTCGCAACATCTGAAACCGTGGCAGTTGCGCTTCCGGGCGCAAGTTTGGGCCTGGGCGAAAAGTTCACTCCGGCTAGAAAAATCCTCGATGCAAACGGAATTCTCGCTATTGCGAGCGACTGGAATCCGGGTTCGGCGCCGATGGGAAATCTGATTACGCAAACTTCTATTTTAGCGACATTTGAAAAACTTTCTACTGCTGAAGTGCTGGCCGGAATTACTTTCCGTTCGGCATTTTCGTTAAATTTAAAAGACCGCGGAACTCTTCAAACCGGTAAAAAAGCAGATTTTGTAACTTTTAAAACTGATAATTTTCAGAACGTGCTTTACCAGCAGGGAAGTTTGAAACCGCGCAGTATCTACATCAACGGAGAAAAACAGCAATTATGAACGAAAAAACCACGCAGCATCTAGATTATGGGGCGTTTTGGGATTTCTTCCAGAACAACGAACAGCAATTCTTCAATATTTTAAAAAATTACGAAGAAGTGGAAGAAAAGTTTTTGGATGTGGTTTTGCCAAAGCTCAACACGATTAACGACGATTTCTTACTTCTTGGCGGAATGTGTGATGAAGAGACGGCCGAACTGATCATCACTGTAGACGGAAATATCCCTAGCATTGTGTACGCAGAGGAACTTGTGAGTGCCGCGCCAATCCTTAAAAACTGGCGCTTCACGGCTCTGAAACCGGAATCTGACATTGAGAGTTCGACGATTTCAATGGGTGAAATGCAGTTCACAAAAGACAATATTTTTTTCTATCCCAATGACGATGAAAATTATCCAGATGAGATCGATTTAGTCTTTATTCATGAGGATCTGAATGAAGAAAATCGCAATGAAATTACAAATGGCACCTTCATATTTATCGATAATTATCTTGGCGAACTGAATTTTCTTACCCAAATAGACAATTTCATAATTACAGGAAAAGATGAAGCTGAAAAGGAACTTATTCCTATTTCAAAGCTGAAAGATTTCCTTAGCTGGCGTGAAAGAGAATTCACTGAGAAATATGCAGGTTCTAAAATTGCAACGGACGAAGATTCTTACTCGCTTTTCGAAGCCAATTTAGAAAACGGACTCCCACTGATTGCCACCATCAACACCGATTTACTGAAATGGGATGAAAAAGCTTCGCACCCGTGGATTTCAGTTTTTAGAATTGAGTATGAAGGCGATGAACACAGCGGTTTTCCCGGAGAGGAAGATTATGAGAAATTTAACAGTATTGAAGACGAAATGCTTCAGCTTTTAAAACCCGCGGAAGGAAATCTGAATATCGGTCGCGAAACTGCGGCAAATCTCAGAGAAATATATTTCGCCAGCAGGGATTTCCGAAAAATTTCAAAAGTCTTCGCTGAAACTGTGCGCCGGTATCCCGAGTATACTATTACTTTTGAAATATTTAAAGATAAATACTGGCAGTCTTTCGAACGATACGGGGTTCACTAAATATCTTTATCTTTAAAACCATAAATTTATACTTAATGAGCAATTTAGAAATGTGGGAAGTATTTATCCAGACAAAACCGGGGCTTTCGCACAAACACGCAGGAACGGTGCAGGCGGCAACTGCCGAAATGGCATTGCAAAGCGCGCGTGACGTTTATACAAGACGCATGGAAGGAACATCAATTTGGGTTGTACCCAGCAAATATATGGTCACTTCTGAAGGTGTAGACAAAGAGGCCTTTTTCGATCCGGCCGACGATAAACTCTACCGCCACCCTACTTTTTACCAGATCCCGAATGACGTGAAGAATATGTAAAATGCGGGGTGACGGATGATGGATGATGGGAGTCGGAAGACAATTAACATTTCGTATCCAACTCCGGAAATCCGGTTCTTTTTACTTTTTACCTGGCTCTTTTATTTAACAAAACATGAATCCACTTTTTAATTATATTTTAAAACTTGCCGACGATACGTTGATTTTCGGTCAGCGGCTTGGCGAACTCTGCGGACAGGGACCTTATCTCGAAGAAGATATCGCGCTCACCAATATCGCACTCGATTATCTGGGGCAAAGCAATAATCTGTATAAATATGCCGCTCAGATCCAGGGTGAAGGCAAAACAGAAGATGATCTGGCTTTTTTAAGACTTGAAAAAGAATATTTGAACTGTCAGCTTTCGGAACTTCCAAATGGAGATTATGCAAATACGCTTCTCAAAGTCTATTTTTTTGCTGTTTACCAGAAGATCCTGTACACAGAACTCATGAAAAGCAGCGATGAACAGCTTGCTGGGATTGCCGAAAAATCTCTGAAAGAGGTAAAATACCATTACACCCATACCTCTACGTGGGTAAAGATGTTCGCAGGTGGAACCGAAGAAAGCAAGACGCGCCTCCACAACGCGGTTGAAAATCTTTGGGAATATACCGCCGGAATGTTTGCCGAAACTCCCGGAGAAAGCGAACTTTCTAATCTTGAAATAGTACCCGATTCAGCTTTCATAAAAGACATCTGGAACCAGGTGATCAGAGAAGATTTTGGGAATTTCGGAATTGAAATTCCTGAGAACGAATTCATGCAGAAAGGTTCGAGAACAGGATATCACACCGAATATTTCGGTTTTATCTTATGTGAACTGCAATATATGCAGCGAACTTATCCAAATTGCGTTTGGTAACTTTAAATCCCGCAGATTTCGCTGATGTTCGCTAATGTTTTTTTTTAAATCTGTGAAATCTGCGGGATATCAAATTCATCGCTTAAAACAATATGAAATGCACACGGATTCCACAGGTTTTCACTGATGTACTTTTTAAATCAGTGAAAACCTGTGTCATCAGTGAGAAAAAAAAGATGCAGAATCTGTTAGAAATATTATCCCGAATTCCCGATCCCGAAATCCCGGTCATCAATATTGTTGAGCTTGGGATCGTTCGCGAGGCTAAAATGCTTTCTGAAAACGAGGCCGAAATTGTAATTACGCCTACATATTCGGCGTGTCCGGCGATGTTTAATATTGAAGAAGACATTATTAAACTATTTAGGGAAAACGGAATTTCCGCTAAGGTCATTACCAAAATTTCGCCAATCT
This window of the Flavobacteriaceae bacterium 3519-10 genome carries:
- a CDS encoding Imidazolonepropionase encodes the protein MKLIGPFKQIVTLAKLPLRGKLSDEQLEIIEDGGILLENGTIAKVQNFNDLKAEFPHVEIEKIEGEQICLPAFTDCHTHIVFGGNRANDFAMRNAGKTYLEIAESGGGIWSSVQHTRNASEEELLTRTLERIKFLIAQGITTIEIKSGYGLDVENELKMLRVIKKAQTLTKATLVPTCLSAHLKPRDFEGSSEEYLNFILEEILPQVKAEKLAERVDIFIEKSAFLPEESKSFLLKAKEMGFEITVHADQFTSGSSRIAVEVGAKSADHLEATVDEDIEYLATSETVAVALPGASLGLGEKFTPARKILDANGILAIASDWNPGSAPMGNLITQTSILATFEKLSTAEVLAGITFRSAFSLNLKDRGTLQTGKKADFVTFKTDNFQNVLYQQGSLKPRSIYINGEKQQL
- a CDS encoding Phenylacetate-CoA oxygenase, PaaI subunit; translated protein: MNPLFNYILKLADDTLIFGQRLGELCGQGPYLEEDIALTNIALDYLGQSNNLYKYAAQIQGEGKTEDDLAFLRLEKEYLNCQLSELPNGDYANTLLKVYFFAVYQKILYTELMKSSDEQLAGIAEKSLKEVKYHYTHTSTWVKMFAGGTEESKTRLHNAVENLWEYTAGMFAETPGESELSNLEIVPDSAFIKDIWNQVIREDFGNFGIEIPENEFMQKGSRTGYHTEYFGFILCELQYMQRTYPNCVW
- a CDS encoding Holliday junction DNA helicase RuvB — protein: MTKFNKMPDFLHPDKDNFTDDELLQEEKIRPQSFQDFAGQRKTLDNLEVFVAAAKNRGGALDHVLLHGPPGLGKTTLAHIIANELGVGCKITSGPVLDKPGSLAGLLTNLEENDVLFIDEIHRLSPIVEEYLYSAMEDYKIDIMLESGPNARSVQIGLNPFTLVGATTRSGMLTKPMLARFGIQSRLEYYTIELLGMIIERSARVLGVKIYEDAALEIARRSRGTPRIANALLRRVRDFAEIKGNGEIEIGITKFALNSLNVDEFGLDDMDNKIMRVMIENFRGKPVGISALATSIGENPETLEEVYEPFLIQEGFMIRTPRGREVTEKAYKHLNISLPRRPDQLF
- a CDS encoding phenylacetate-CoA oxygenase, PaaJ subunit; this encodes MKCTRIPQVFTDVLFKSVKTCVISEKKKMQNLLEILSRIPDPEIPVINIVELGIVREAKMLSENEAEIVITPTYSACPAMFNIEEDIIKLFRENGISAKVITKISPIWTTDWITDEAREKLRVYGITPPEKGSHEDHLNVPKKCPRCASVNTKQISRFGSTLCKASYQCNDCLEPFDYFKCH
- a CDS encoding Beta-lactamase-like protein, with product MKLYPIQCGKFKLDGGAMFGVVPKSLWERTNPADEKNLIELGTRSLLVEDGKKLILIDCGLGNKQDEKFFGHYSLWGDDNLDKSLKKYGFVREDITDVFLTHLHFDHCGGAIEWNSDRTGYQPAFKNAQFWTNEEHWKWATEPNPREKASFLKENILPMQESGQLNFLPTPVTGNYGFAPDLKMDVIFVDGHTEKQMLPVIRYQDKTVVFAADLIPTAGHIPQVYVMGYDTRPLLTMEEKGKFLKQCIDNEYLLFFEHDAHHELASLKMTEKGVRLDETFSLNDVFGY
- a CDS encoding FMN-binding negative transcriptional regulator, with product MYIPKIYKSEDRQLMKEIITQNAFALLISNKEKLWATHSMFILNESDQDFYLETHVSRGNLQAQVLEDGDEVLCDFLGANSYISSSWYDHLNVSTWNYEAVQVRGTIKLMTDDELYDHLRKLTLKFEQKQKCPVFAETIGEENIRNEMKGAFGINIFPTEIQIASKLSQNREEADFQNIIKELQQSPEENSRKIAEKMKISRSV
- a CDS encoding putative transport protein, with amino-acid sequence MLSTPQKQRIALSAYFLLSGICFSSWASRIPTLKTNYNLSEEDLGNLLMIMPASAIIGIPLSGWLVAKFDSRTPLQIASVAFLLSLFALSWDLSIIGIAVSLVFFSVALRIINIAINTQSLAIQQKFEKKIVGSFHGVWSIGGILGVLFSTIMLKYNISIFWHFLFVALFGSLIIFTMFPFLIKNDKAKVSAKFKLEKPSRYITLLGLMVFFAAICEGGMYDWNGVYLKEVVNQEVFTYGYLLLMICMTISRLTIDRLMERFGMQKLYITGSVTVMLGVLIAVLFPSLYPVLIGFCMIGFGISGLYPMTFILAGKSKKYSIAIVMSIISTYSTVGMFLGPPLIGYLAHAFGLQKAFITFIIAGFMFIPLSKMVFSHLKKTV
- a CDS encoding TPR repeat protein, translated to MKQILSLIIVLLFYVSSPSQARAKYLELGKTEMANQNFDEAIKLFSKSIKKNQKKSESYFARGLCYNLLQDYDKSISDFTEAEKLGNRDAKLYTLRAFAYSVNEKNDLALQDLDKAIAIDPEAYIGNYYNRAMLQLSFNKYDLALQDLNDYLARAEDPNGYHERGKTLMSKGDLKAACEDFRKSAALGNKDEKLLKAIEAICK
- a CDS encoding Dephospho-CoA kinase, whose product is MNKIIGLTGGIGSGKTTVAKFIEDLDFPVYYSDDRAKEIVNDDEDLKRRILALLGDKSYDGNGLYDRKYVSGIVFQNSELLLKLNALIHPAVKIDFESWTAKQNTAFIFKETALLFELDLHKTCYKSVLVTAEDNIRIKRVMERDGKTYREVEAVIQKQMPEKDKVKLADFVIYNNTDLAGLKEETDRMLMKLAGLPD
- a CDS encoding Phenylacetate-CoA oxygenase, PaaH subunit — its product is MSNLEMWEVFIQTKPGLSHKHAGTVQAATAEMALQSARDVYTRRMEGTSIWVVPSKYMVTSEGVDKEAFFDPADDKLYRHPTFYQIPNDVKNM